In Candidatus Tanganyikabacteria bacterium, the genomic stretch CCTGGCTTGGCGAGGTGGCGCGCCTGGTCAGGCCCGAGGGTTCCATCTGGATCCACGCCACGTACCACAACTCGGGCGTCGTCAACGTCGCCTGCCAGATCCTGGGCCTCGAAATAATCAACGAGGTCGTCTGGTTCAAGCGCAACGCCTTCCCGAACCTCGCTGGCAAACGGCTGACCGCGAGCCACGAGACCATCCTCTGGGTGCATACGGGAGGCCCCAGGAACCGGCAATACCGCTTCAACTACGCGGCGGTCAAGGCGGCCGCATTCCCCGGGGACGCCTTCAAGGTGCCGGGCAGGCAACTGCGTACCGTCTGGGACATCCCCAACAACAAGGCGCCCGAGGAATTGCGGTACGGCAAGCATCCTACCCAGAAGCCGCTGCGCCTGCTCGACCGTATCTTCCTGATCGCCGGCGCGCCCGGCGGGAACTTCCTGTCGCCCTTCGCGGGCAGCGGCAGCGACCTGGCAGCGGCAGTCCGGCACGGCATGCACGCGACCGGCTTCGAGGTCGATCCCGACTTCGTGGCCATGGCCCGCAAGCGTCTGGCGCTCCCGTGACGCTGCCGCCCGTCGTCAAGTGGTCCGGCAGCAAGCGCGCCGTCGCGCGCCGCCTCCATTCCCTGTGGCCGCCGCCGCGGCCCGGCGCCAGGTACTTCGAGCCCTTCGTGGGCGGCGGTACCCTCCTGCCGGCACGGCCGGCGGCGGCCGCGGTCGCGGGCGACACGGTCGCCGAGCTGATCGCCCTCTGGGTGGCGATCCGGGACGAACCAGGCCGCGTGGCCGCGCACTACGAGCACCTCTGGCACCGCCGGCAGCGCGAGGGCCATGCGGTCTACTACGAGGTGCGCGAGCGCTTCAACCGGGAGCGGGGCGCCCTGGACCTGCTCTACCTTTCTCGCACGTGCGTCAACGGCCTGATCCGCTTCAACGCGAGCGGCGCGTTCAACAACTCGCTGCATCACACCCGCCCCGGCATCCATCCGGCGCGGCTTGGCGCCATAGTACTGGCCTGGTCGCGTGCCCTGGCCGGCGTGGATTTCGTCGCGGCGGACTATCGCGCCACCCTGGCTGGGGTTCGGGCAGGCGACTTCGTGTTCCTCGATCCGCCTTACGCGGGCACGCGCGGGCGCTACCATCCCGGCCCGTTCGACCGGGCGGCGCTGCATGCCGAACTCGCCCGCCTGAACTCCGTCGGCGCCGCATGGATCCTCACGTTCGACGGGGCGGCGGGCGATCGCCGCTACGACGCGCCCCTGCCGCCGAGCCTGTACCGGGAACGCCTGGAGGTGGCGACGGGCAATTCGCCGTTCACCCGCCTGATGAGTTCCGCCCGCGACGCCGTGACCGAGGTGGTCTACCTGAATTTCCGGCGCGATGGCTGACAATCCGCGCTGGCTCTACCTCCACGGTTTCGGGTCCGGGCCCGACTCGGCCAAGGGCGTCTACCTGGCGCGCCGTTTCGCGGCGCTGGGGGTGACGCTGGAACGGCTGAACCTGCGGGTCCCGTCGCTGGAGCGCCTCCTGCTGTCGGCCATGATCGAGACCGCCGGCGCCGCGATCGGCGGCGGGGATGATAGCGCGGTGGTATTCGGGTCGAGCCTCGGAGGCCTTGCGGCCTGCCGCCTGGCCGAACGGGATGCCCGCGTGTCGGCCCTGGTGTTGCTGGCGCCCGCATTCCAGT encodes the following:
- a CDS encoding site-specific DNA-methyltransferase; its protein translation is MRRLADRSFDLAIADPPYGAATPARWQLPADHGLAGFGGAWRLADHDWDALGGVAGFRFTLAWLGEVARLVRPEGSIWIHATYHNSGVVNVACQILGLEIINEVVWFKRNAFPNLAGKRLTASHETILWVHTGGPRNRQYRFNYAAVKAAAFPGDAFKVPGRQLRTVWDIPNNKAPEELRYGKHPTQKPLRLLDRIFLIAGAPGGNFLSPFAGSGSDLAAAVRHGMHATGFEVDPDFVAMARKRLALP
- a CDS encoding DNA adenine methylase, yielding MTLPPVVKWSGSKRAVARRLHSLWPPPRPGARYFEPFVGGGTLLPARPAAAAVAGDTVAELIALWVAIRDEPGRVAAHYEHLWHRRQREGHAVYYEVRERFNRERGALDLLYLSRTCVNGLIRFNASGAFNNSLHHTRPGIHPARLGAIVLAWSRALAGVDFVAADYRATLAGVRAGDFVFLDPPYAGTRGRYHPGPFDRAALHAELARLNSVGAAWILTFDGAAGDRRYDAPLPPSLYRERLEVATGNSPFTRLMSSARDAVTEVVYLNFRRDG